A window of Acidobacteriota bacterium contains these coding sequences:
- a CDS encoding PAS domain-containing sensor histidine kinase, protein MARPPELQRFPWHYPPSPRLERRWHIVCRATGGLAALTALLSLAGALGHAARAAEAAQLGAWLHPAAAIAVLLLAIAAMLAPHQPQATKWLAAAALLWSLVALGHVWARQAGAGAARLDPALALLAILALALALPEAARFVAALLALFDLFSGFVTVTRTLTGGTWTPLGSHTSVLGTTAGACLCLLSVAWLAADPHLRPISYWHEATSSGWLMRHVLPLVLVFPLLLTWLQSYAAHPLEAKIIALLLVAGSFVFFLTLLWKASSLLDASDRNRLERQAYASEISDLYDHAPCGYYSLDPGGRIVKINETALRWLGYQQRDIVGRVLFADLLTPASRVAFLRHFPMVQQSNAVQTLELELRREDGSLLPVAISDAGVFGAEGEFLHTRSTLFDVTQRRQTESALRMSEARNRAILASAADAIVTLEESGAIADFNPAAELMFGMRRSEAVQRRGVDLLVRDSPLRMRPLATLAVELEISPTRHLEFTARCSDGTLFPAELTLTRVAGQSPGLFTAFIRDLTEQKRAELELRDSEERLRLLLDSTGEGIFALDLSGNCILCNRAALRLLGYDHADELLGRPIHNLIHHTRPDGRLYPGFECRCSMAARQGKGVEVDDELFFRKDGSSFPVEYRSAPVERNGQPVGAVVTFTDITTRRNLEGQIRQAQKMEAIGRLAAGVAHDFNNLLTVINGYTDLLLETNADAGTQDKLRSVRSAGERAAKLTHQLLAFSRQQILQPRVLDLNAVVRDLEPLLQRTIGEDVELSCQLAAGLPPVKADPSQLDQVLMNLVVNARDAMPNGGRVRVTTAASVFSGATGQAPAGLQPGGYVTLAVSDNGVGMAPETQTHIFEPFFTTKPQGKGTGLGLPTVFGIARQSGGTVTVESAPGRGTTMRVYLPVYAVKPNELPAAHDRTDAVAGRGKETILVAEGEPELRRLMLEVLRAQGYQAMEANHPEAAIEISLLHSEPLHLLITDVVMPDVNGVALAAEIARHRPDLRVLYIAGYADANAAPHPSLKKPFTPEALLRMVRTVLDRPASEAARLASGGSLQA, encoded by the coding sequence ATGGCACGGCCACCGGAGCTGCAGCGCTTCCCGTGGCATTATCCGCCTTCCCCGCGCCTGGAACGGCGCTGGCACATTGTATGCCGGGCGACCGGTGGGCTGGCGGCGCTGACCGCGCTGCTGTCGCTGGCAGGCGCTCTGGGCCACGCCGCGCGAGCCGCGGAAGCGGCCCAGCTCGGGGCCTGGCTGCACCCGGCCGCGGCCATCGCGGTTTTGCTGCTGGCGATCGCCGCCATGCTGGCGCCGCACCAACCGCAGGCCACGAAATGGCTGGCCGCGGCAGCTCTCCTCTGGTCGTTGGTCGCGCTCGGCCACGTGTGGGCCCGCCAGGCGGGCGCCGGAGCGGCGCGTCTGGATCCGGCGCTGGCCTTACTCGCCATCCTGGCGCTGGCGCTGGCGCTGCCGGAGGCCGCGCGGTTCGTGGCGGCCCTGTTGGCGCTGTTCGATCTGTTTTCCGGCTTCGTTACCGTCACGCGAACGCTGACAGGCGGAACGTGGACGCCGCTGGGATCGCATACCTCCGTGCTGGGAACTACCGCGGGCGCGTGCCTGTGCCTGCTCAGTGTCGCCTGGCTGGCGGCCGATCCCCACCTGCGCCCGATTTCGTACTGGCATGAGGCAACGTCGTCGGGTTGGTTGATGCGGCACGTGCTACCGCTGGTATTGGTCTTCCCGTTGCTGTTGACGTGGCTGCAAAGTTACGCGGCCCACCCGCTCGAAGCCAAAATCATTGCGCTGCTGCTGGTGGCCGGCAGCTTTGTATTCTTTTTGACGTTGCTCTGGAAAGCGTCCAGCCTGCTGGACGCGAGCGACCGCAACCGGCTGGAGCGCCAGGCCTACGCCAGCGAGATCAGTGATCTGTACGATCACGCGCCCTGTGGCTACTACTCGCTGGACCCGGGCGGCCGCATTGTGAAAATCAACGAGACAGCGCTGCGCTGGCTGGGCTACCAGCAACGCGATATCGTGGGCCGGGTGCTGTTTGCAGATCTGCTGACCCCGGCCAGCCGGGTGGCGTTTTTGCGCCATTTTCCCATGGTGCAACAATCCAACGCAGTACAAACGCTGGAGCTGGAGCTGCGGCGCGAAGATGGCAGCTTGCTGCCGGTGGCGATCAGCGATGCCGGCGTGTTTGGCGCGGAGGGTGAGTTTCTGCACACCCGTTCGACGCTTTTCGACGTCACCCAGCGCCGCCAGACCGAAAGCGCGCTGCGCATGTCGGAGGCGCGCAACCGCGCCATTCTCGCCTCGGCCGCCGACGCCATCGTCACGCTGGAAGAGAGCGGCGCCATTGCCGACTTCAACCCTGCGGCGGAGCTGATGTTTGGCATGCGCCGCAGCGAAGCCGTACAGCGGCGGGGGGTGGATCTGCTGGTGCGGGATTCGCCGCTGCGGATGCGGCCGCTCGCCACGCTGGCGGTGGAGCTGGAAATTTCCCCGACCCGGCATCTGGAGTTCACCGCCCGGTGCTCGGATGGAACCCTGTTCCCGGCCGAGCTCACGCTCACGCGTGTGGCAGGCCAGTCACCCGGGCTGTTCACGGCCTTTATCCGCGACCTCACCGAGCAAAAGCGAGCGGAGCTGGAACTGCGGGATTCCGAGGAGCGGTTGCGGCTGCTGCTGGATTCTACGGGTGAGGGAATTTTTGCCCTGGATCTGAGTGGCAACTGCATCCTGTGCAACCGTGCCGCGCTGCGGCTGCTCGGCTATGACCACGCGGACGAATTGCTGGGCCGCCCGATTCACAACCTCATCCATCACACCCGCCCCGACGGGCGCCTGTATCCGGGGTTTGAATGCCGCTGCTCCATGGCCGCGCGGCAGGGCAAAGGCGTGGAAGTGGACGACGAGCTGTTTTTCCGCAAAGACGGCAGCAGCTTCCCAGTGGAGTACCGCAGCGCGCCGGTGGAGCGCAATGGGCAGCCGGTCGGCGCTGTGGTCACATTTACGGATATCACCACACGCCGCAATCTGGAAGGCCAGATACGCCAGGCCCAGAAGATGGAAGCGATCGGGCGGCTGGCCGCCGGGGTGGCGCATGACTTCAACAACCTGCTGACGGTGATCAACGGTTACACGGACCTGCTGCTCGAGACCAACGCCGATGCCGGCACGCAGGACAAACTGCGCAGCGTACGCTCCGCGGGCGAGCGCGCGGCGAAGCTCACGCATCAGTTGCTCGCCTTCAGCCGGCAACAGATTCTGCAGCCGCGCGTGCTGGATTTAAACGCCGTGGTGCGTGATCTGGAGCCGCTGCTGCAGCGCACCATTGGCGAAGACGTTGAGCTGAGCTGTCAGCTTGCCGCTGGCCTGCCGCCGGTCAAGGCCGACCCCAGCCAACTGGATCAGGTGCTGATGAATCTGGTGGTGAATGCGCGCGACGCCATGCCCAACGGCGGCCGCGTACGGGTTACAACGGCCGCCAGCGTGTTCAGCGGCGCCACCGGCCAGGCGCCCGCCGGCCTGCAGCCGGGGGGTTACGTGACCTTGGCGGTCAGCGACAACGGTGTGGGCATGGCGCCCGAGACCCAGACCCATATCTTCGAACCGTTTTTTACCACCAAACCCCAGGGCAAGGGCACGGGGCTGGGCTTGCCGACGGTGTTCGGCATCGCCCGGCAAAGCGGCGGTACGGTCACGGTGGAATCGGCACCCGGCCGAGGCACCACCATGCGCGTGTATCTGCCGGTCTACGCCGTGAAGCCGAACGAACTTCCCGCCGCGCATGACCGCACCGATGCCGTCGCCGGCCGCGGTAAAGAAACCATTCTGGTGGCGGAAGGCGAGCCCGAATTACGGCGGCTGATGCTGGAAGTACTGCGCGCCCAGGGCTATCAGGCAATGGAGGCGAACCATCCGGAAGCCGCGATTGAAATCAGCCTGCTGCACTCCGAACCGCTGCACTTGCTCATTACCGACGTCGTGATGCCCGATGTCAACGGCGTGGCGCTGGCAGCGGAGATCGCACGCCATCGCCCCGATCTACGGGTGCTCTACATTGCCGGCTACGCTGACGCCAACGCTGCGCCCCATCCGAGCCTGAAAAAACCGTTTACGCCGGAAGCTCTGCTGCGCATGGTGCGGACGGTGCTGGACCGGCCCGCATCCGAAGCCGCGCGCCTTGCCAGCGGCGGATCGCTCCAGGCCTAG
- a CDS encoding uracil-DNA glycosylase yields MPFWTPSLHFPAMPSLSTEGKQRLAAYLQFQQELGIERVRMTKSFASVPDAAATAGESLAAIQAEIGPDCRRCKLAGLGRHSIVFGSGNPHAELVFVGEGPGADEDAQGLPFVGRGGQLLTDMIQKGMGLRREDVYICNVVKCRPPGNRTPEADEIAACSPFLLRQLRAIAPRMVCALGATAAQTLRPYRGSLASVRGRMHTLRLGDFETRLVVTYHPAYLLRDPAQKREAWKDLQLIMEYLCLKKKS; encoded by the coding sequence GAAGCAGCGCCTGGCCGCCTATTTGCAGTTCCAGCAAGAGCTGGGCATCGAGCGCGTGCGCATGACGAAAAGCTTTGCTTCTGTCCCGGATGCCGCGGCTACAGCAGGCGAATCTCTGGCCGCAATCCAGGCCGAGATCGGCCCCGACTGCCGCCGTTGCAAGCTCGCCGGTCTCGGCCGCCACTCCATCGTGTTCGGCAGCGGCAATCCGCACGCCGAACTGGTGTTCGTGGGCGAGGGCCCGGGCGCGGATGAGGACGCGCAAGGCCTGCCCTTCGTGGGTCGCGGCGGTCAACTGCTGACCGACATGATCCAGAAAGGCATGGGTCTGCGGCGCGAAGACGTCTACATCTGCAACGTCGTCAAGTGCCGTCCGCCCGGCAATCGCACGCCCGAGGCCGATGAAATCGCCGCCTGTTCGCCCTTCCTGCTGCGCCAATTGCGCGCCATTGCGCCGCGCATGGTCTGTGCGCTGGGGGCGACCGCCGCCCAGACGCTGCGGCCGTATCGGGGTTCGCTGGCTTCGGTGCGCGGCCGCATGCACACGCTCCGCCTGGGTGACTTCGAAACCCGCCTGGTGGTGACCTATCACCCCGCCTATCTGCTGCGCGATCCCGCACAGAAGCGCGAGGCCTGGAAAGATCTGCAACTGATCATGGAGTACCTATGCCTCAAGAAAAAATCGTGA
- a CDS encoding PAS domain S-box protein gives MGSLSQHETDMSELTHRLATEYAVSRILAEAGDPAESLARALLVMGQELDWDYCVCWRLQPGSETMRLLASWQRDSGRLRELEEAVQAATLRPGLGLAGRVWAKAQTEWVEDAGQPGNFFLAAEAHRAGIDRAVCCPILFQTKIVGLLELLTGRETQPHPVSLTVLENLAGQIGHFLNHTTMAEALRVSEAHFRALFDANIAGVHCSTLDGRPLAVNASFVKMFGFQSAAEAMAVNSTDFYLDPRERDELIEHLRRYGRDVNRELRLRHRDGHTLWVLCNTVMIPGLEGQPDGNESTLLDITEAKDRTRRQWQVSKLESMGRLASGLAHDFNNFLGVINGYADLALNALEANHPAHEALEKLRAAGDSAAALTRQLLAFGHRPESEPEALDLVATVRTSLGMLAETLGPGVRVRIEAAPELAPVRAQAAGIHQIVMNLAINARDAMPGGGDLLVQIDPVTIDAEYTRHHVQARQGEYLQLAVSDTGEGMDADTRRHVFEPLFTTKPAGKGTGLGLSSVYSLMNQHRGWIELYSERGHGTTFKLYFPVAGATARLAAPTVASAADPADTGATVVLVDDERNLLQLMRDILEQKGYRVIAASSGQEALSRVRAAGRSPELLITDLVVPGGGPVLAAQLSVATLYVSGFTLGAATAQGLLPASHDPGAFLQKPFSPSALLEHVAVRLQQHRAAGA, from the coding sequence ATGGGCTCGTTGTCCCAACACGAAACCGACATGAGCGAGCTCACGCATCGCCTGGCCACGGAGTACGCCGTCAGCCGCATTCTCGCCGAAGCGGGTGATCCGGCGGAGAGTCTCGCGCGGGCGCTGCTGGTGATGGGGCAGGAACTCGACTGGGACTACTGCGTCTGCTGGCGGCTGCAGCCGGGAAGCGAGACGATGCGGCTGCTCGCCAGTTGGCAGCGGGATTCCGGACGGTTGCGCGAGCTCGAGGAAGCGGTGCAGGCGGCGACGCTGCGTCCCGGCCTGGGGCTGGCCGGACGAGTGTGGGCGAAGGCGCAGACCGAATGGGTGGAAGATGCCGGCCAGCCGGGAAACTTTTTTCTGGCCGCCGAGGCCCACCGTGCGGGCATCGATCGCGCGGTCTGCTGCCCGATCTTATTCCAGACCAAGATCGTCGGTCTGCTGGAATTGCTGACCGGCCGGGAGACCCAGCCGCACCCGGTCTCGCTCACGGTTTTGGAGAATCTGGCGGGACAGATCGGGCACTTCCTGAACCACACGACCATGGCGGAGGCACTGCGCGTTTCCGAAGCCCACTTCCGGGCCTTGTTTGACGCCAACATCGCCGGCGTGCACTGCAGCACGCTCGACGGCCGCCCCTTGGCGGTGAACGCCTCGTTTGTCAAAATGTTTGGCTTCCAGTCCGCGGCCGAGGCCATGGCGGTCAACAGCACGGATTTTTACCTCGACCCGCGCGAACGGGACGAGCTGATCGAGCATCTGCGCCGGTACGGCCGGGATGTGAACCGTGAGCTGCGGCTACGCCACCGCGACGGCCACACCCTCTGGGTGCTGTGTAACACCGTGATGATTCCCGGGCTGGAGGGCCAGCCCGACGGCAACGAGAGCACGCTGCTGGACATCACGGAGGCGAAAGACCGCACCCGGAGGCAGTGGCAAGTCTCGAAGCTGGAAAGCATGGGGCGGCTCGCGAGTGGTCTGGCGCACGATTTCAACAATTTTTTGGGCGTCATCAATGGCTATGCCGATCTGGCGCTGAATGCGCTCGAAGCGAACCATCCCGCGCACGAGGCCCTGGAAAAATTGCGGGCGGCGGGGGACAGCGCGGCCGCGCTGACGCGTCAATTGCTCGCCTTTGGGCACCGGCCGGAGAGTGAACCGGAAGCGCTCGATCTGGTGGCCACGGTCCGGACCTCGCTGGGGATGCTGGCGGAAACGCTGGGCCCCGGGGTGCGGGTCCGCATCGAGGCGGCCCCGGAGCTGGCGCCCGTGCGCGCCCAGGCGGCCGGCATCCACCAGATCGTCATGAACCTGGCCATCAATGCACGGGATGCCATGCCCGGCGGCGGCGACCTGCTGGTGCAGATTGATCCGGTCACCATCGATGCCGAGTACACGCGCCACCACGTGCAGGCGCGGCAGGGCGAATACTTGCAATTGGCGGTGAGCGATACGGGCGAGGGGATGGACGCGGACACGCGCCGCCACGTCTTCGAACCGCTGTTCACTACCAAACCTGCCGGCAAAGGCACCGGGCTGGGGCTTTCCAGTGTGTACTCGCTGATGAATCAGCACCGGGGCTGGATCGAACTGTACAGCGAACGCGGCCATGGCACCACGTTCAAGCTCTATTTTCCCGTGGCCGGCGCGACGGCAAGGCTGGCGGCGCCCACGGTGGCCAGCGCTGCCGACCCAGCGGACACGGGGGCTACGGTCGTGCTGGTCGATGATGAGCGCAATCTGCTGCAACTGATGCGCGACATCCTCGAACAGAAAGGCTACCGCGTGATCGCGGCCAGCAGTGGCCAAGAAGCCTTGAGCCGGGTGCGGGCCGCGGGCCGCTCGCCCGAGCTGCTGATTACCGACCTGGTGGTTCCCGGCGGCGGTCCGGTGCTGGCCGCGCAACTGAGTGTTGCCACGCTGTATGTTTCCGGATTTACGCTGGGGGCGGCCACCGCACAAGGCTTGCTGCCCGCCAGTCACGATCCCGGCGCGTTTCTGCAAAAGCCATTTTCTCCCTCCGCCTTGCTCGAACACGTGGCCGTGCGCTTGCAGCAGCACCGGGCCGCAGGAGCTTAG
- the msrB gene encoding peptide-methionine (R)-S-oxide reductase: MPQEKIVKSESEWRAALSPEEYHAAREKGTEPAFTGRYWNEHAAGVYHCVACGAALFDSTTKFESGTGWPSFWAPIDPARVELHEDTTHGMRRIEVVCGRCGSHLGHQFPDGPPPTGTRYCLNSVSLKLEPRAAA, encoded by the coding sequence ATGCCTCAAGAAAAAATCGTGAAATCCGAATCCGAATGGCGTGCCGCGCTCAGCCCGGAGGAGTACCACGCCGCCCGCGAAAAGGGCACCGAACCCGCGTTTACCGGCCGTTACTGGAACGAGCACGCCGCCGGCGTTTACCATTGCGTCGCTTGCGGCGCCGCCCTGTTCGATTCGACTACCAAGTTCGAGTCCGGCACCGGCTGGCCGAGCTTCTGGGCGCCCATCGACCCCGCCCGCGTGGAATTGCACGAAGACACCACCCACGGCATGCGGCGCATTGAGGTGGTGTGTGGCCGCTGCGGCAGCCACCTGGGCCACCAGTTTCCCGACGGCCCGCCCCCCACGGGCACCCGTTACTGCCTCAATTCGGTCTCGCTCAAGCTCGAGCCGCGCGCGGCCGCCTAG